A window of Pseudodesulfovibrio hydrargyri contains these coding sequences:
- the waaF gene encoding lipopolysaccharide heptosyltransferase II, producing MREYKKIGVWQTAFLGDAVLTLPLLRALKGRYPDAEIHFFVRAGVQSVFEGQPEIAQVRPFAKRGTQKSLNAAVRLGWEIGREGFDLWISTHTSLRSALVAGATGIKRRIGYNRPWYNRLAYTETVDRRFDELAEIERLMELVRPLGITGPAPKARLVLPGKAVGAADHFWETFGFDRPVLGIHPGSTWPTKCWPEEYFSEIVGRAVDGGAHVLVFAGPGEEAVAARVIDRAQADPQRVTNLAGQLSLPELAAYLGRLDAYLTNDSGPMHLAWTQDVPLVALFGPTVEGLGFFPRGENSTVLQNEDLDCRPCGLHGPRKCPKDHFKCMRDLTPDRVWDAVRGKLGV from the coding sequence ATGCGCGAATACAAAAAAATCGGCGTCTGGCAAACCGCGTTCCTGGGTGACGCGGTTCTGACCCTGCCGCTGCTCAGGGCGTTGAAGGGCCGCTATCCGGACGCGGAAATCCATTTTTTCGTGCGCGCCGGAGTGCAGTCCGTGTTCGAGGGCCAGCCCGAGATCGCGCAAGTGCGCCCCTTTGCCAAGCGCGGCACGCAGAAGTCGTTGAACGCGGCGGTCCGGCTGGGCTGGGAGATCGGCCGCGAAGGGTTCGACCTGTGGATATCCACCCACACCAGCCTGCGTTCCGCCCTGGTGGCCGGTGCCACGGGCATAAAGAGGCGCATCGGCTACAACCGGCCGTGGTACAACCGGCTGGCCTACACCGAGACCGTGGACCGGCGTTTCGACGAGCTGGCCGAGATCGAGCGGCTCATGGAGCTGGTCCGGCCCCTGGGCATCACCGGCCCGGCACCCAAGGCACGGCTGGTCCTGCCTGGGAAAGCGGTGGGCGCGGCCGACCATTTCTGGGAGACCTTCGGATTCGACCGGCCCGTGCTCGGCATCCATCCCGGCTCCACCTGGCCGACCAAGTGCTGGCCCGAGGAATATTTCAGCGAGATCGTCGGCCGGGCCGTCGACGGGGGCGCGCACGTGCTCGTCTTTGCCGGGCCGGGCGAGGAGGCGGTGGCCGCGCGGGTCATCGACCGGGCCCAGGCCGACCCGCAGAGGGTGACCAACCTGGCCGGGCAGCTCTCGCTCCCGGAACTGGCGGCCTACCTGGGACGGCTCGACGCGTATCTGACCAACGACTCGGGCCCCATGCACCTGGCCTGGACACAGGATGTCCCCCTGGTCGCCCTGTTCGGCCCGACCGTGGAAGGGCTCGGCTTCTTTCCGCGCGGTGAGAACTCCACGGTGTTGCAAAACGAGGACTTGGACTGCCGCCCCTGCGGCCTGCACGGTCCGAGGAAATGCCCGAAAGATCACTTCAAGTGCATGCGCGACCTCACCCCGGACCGGGTCTGGGACGCGGTCCGGGGCAAGCTCGGGGTGTAG
- a CDS encoding DUF523 domain-containing protein — MPDTPILVSACLAGIYCRYSGAVEPIEPVVDLVRKGLAVPFCPEVHGGLPTPRRPCEILGDRVVDADGADRTAEFRRGAEEGLRLARLLGCRQAVLKSRSPSCGSGEVYDGTFTSTRVAGDGLFARLLKEHGITVRTEEDLAG; from the coding sequence ATGCCCGATACCCCCATTCTCGTGTCCGCCTGCCTGGCGGGCATATACTGCCGTTACAGCGGCGCGGTCGAACCCATTGAGCCCGTGGTGGACCTGGTCCGCAAGGGGCTTGCCGTGCCGTTCTGCCCCGAGGTTCACGGCGGCCTGCCCACCCCGCGCAGGCCGTGCGAGATCCTTGGCGACCGCGTGGTGGACGCCGATGGCGCGGACCGCACCGCCGAGTTCAGGCGCGGGGCCGAGGAAGGGCTCAGGCTGGCGAGGCTTCTGGGCTGCCGCCAGGCAGTGCTCAAATCGCGCTCCCCGTCCTGCGGCTCGGGCGAGGTCTACGACGGGACCTTCACCTCCACGCGGGTGGCGGGCGACGGGTTGTTCGCCCGGCTGCTCAAGGAGCACGGCATCACCGTGCGCACCGAGGAGGACCTGGCCGGGTGA
- the atpA gene encoding F0F1 ATP synthase subunit alpha has product MQIKAEEISKIIQDQIQNYESRVEMSETGTVLYVGDGIARVHGVENVMAMELLEFPGGLMGMVLNLEEDNVGVALLGSDTGVKEGDPVKRTGQIYSVPVGDGVMGRVVNPLGQPIDGLGPIESTETRPVEMKAPGIIARKSVHEPCYTGLKAIDAMTPVGRGQRELVIGDRQTGKTAVCVDAILAQKTTDVHCFYVAIGQKKASVALVADVLRQHGAMEYTTIVSATASEPAPLQYIAAYTGATMAEFYRDNGKHALICYDDLSKQATAYREMSLLLRRPPGREAFPGDVFYLHSRLLERACKVNDSLGAGSMTALPVIETQAGDVSAFIPTNVISITDGQIYLEPNLFLSGVRPAINVGLSVSRVGGSAQIKAMKQVAGTLRLDLAQYRELAAFASFGSDLDKATQAKLNRGARMVELLKQPQYQPLTVQEQVAVLYAGTRGFVDDVPVEAVIKFEAEFLEFMRNAKSAVLDAIAEKEKIDDAVEADLKAAIEEFKKGFSA; this is encoded by the coding sequence ATGCAGATCAAAGCAGAAGAAATCAGCAAAATCATTCAGGACCAGATTCAGAATTACGAATCTCGTGTTGAAATGAGCGAGACCGGCACCGTCCTCTACGTGGGTGACGGCATCGCTCGCGTGCACGGCGTCGAAAACGTCATGGCCATGGAGCTGCTGGAATTCCCCGGCGGCCTGATGGGCATGGTCCTCAACCTGGAAGAGGACAACGTGGGTGTCGCCCTGCTGGGCTCGGACACCGGCGTCAAGGAAGGCGACCCGGTCAAGCGCACCGGCCAGATCTATTCGGTCCCGGTCGGCGACGGCGTCATGGGCCGCGTGGTCAACCCCCTGGGCCAGCCCATCGACGGCCTGGGACCCATCGAGTCCACCGAGACCCGTCCGGTGGAAATGAAGGCCCCCGGCATCATCGCCCGTAAGTCCGTTCACGAGCCCTGCTACACCGGTCTCAAGGCCATCGACGCCATGACCCCGGTCGGCCGCGGCCAGCGCGAACTGGTCATCGGCGACCGCCAGACCGGCAAGACCGCCGTCTGTGTCGACGCCATCCTGGCCCAGAAGACCACCGACGTGCACTGCTTCTACGTGGCCATCGGCCAGAAGAAGGCCTCCGTCGCCCTGGTCGCCGACGTGCTCCGCCAGCACGGCGCCATGGAATACACCACCATCGTTTCGGCCACCGCTTCCGAGCCTGCCCCGCTGCAGTACATCGCCGCCTACACCGGCGCGACCATGGCCGAGTTCTACCGCGACAACGGCAAGCACGCCCTGATCTGCTACGACGACCTTTCCAAGCAGGCCACCGCCTACCGCGAAATGTCGCTGCTGCTCCGCCGCCCCCCGGGACGCGAGGCCTTTCCCGGCGACGTCTTCTATCTGCACTCCCGCCTGCTGGAGCGCGCCTGCAAGGTCAACGACAGCCTCGGCGCCGGTTCCATGACCGCCCTGCCGGTCATCGAAACCCAGGCCGGTGACGTTTCGGCGTTCATCCCGACCAACGTCATCTCCATCACCGACGGCCAGATCTACCTGGAGCCCAACCTGTTCCTGTCCGGCGTCCGCCCGGCCATCAACGTCGGCCTCTCGGTCTCCCGAGTCGGCGGTTCCGCCCAGATCAAGGCCATGAAGCAGGTCGCCGGCACCCTGCGCCTCGACCTCGCCCAGTACCGCGAGCTGGCGGCGTTCGCCTCCTTCGGCTCCGACCTGGACAAGGCCACCCAGGCCAAGCTCAACCGCGGCGCCCGCATGGTCGAGCTGCTCAAGCAGCCCCAGTACCAGCCCCTGACCGTCCAGGAGCAGGTCGCCGTGCTGTACGCCGGCACCCGCGGTTTCGTCGACGACGTGCCGGTCGAGGCCGTCATCAAGTTCGAGGCCGAATTCCTCGAGTTCATGCGCAACGCCAAGTCCGCCGTTCTCGACGCCATCGCCGAGAAGGAGAAGATCGACGACGCCGTCGAAGCCGACCTCAAGGCCGCTATCGAAGAGTTCAAGAAAGGCTTCAGCGCTTAA
- a CDS encoding M48 family metallopeptidase has protein sequence MSGPLQFAGLPLAVKANPRAKRVLVKLMPGLGLEVVVPRRFDASLVPSILEEKRAWIERTRDRMLAAGIDLSGTLPELPEVIEYRAWERTVRVDYLDRPGAIRLTENAARWQVAGPLAGREAIFEKLRALTVKKAREVLLPWLDRTSRRTGLVYSALRVRRQKTRWGSCSSRGTISLNAKLLFLPPDLVDHLLLHELCHTRHMNHSPAYWACVAGFEPDYRRLENAVSRGNRYVPAWFR, from the coding sequence GTGAGCGGGCCGCTGCAATTCGCCGGGCTGCCCCTGGCCGTCAAGGCCAATCCGCGCGCCAAACGGGTGCTGGTCAAGTTGATGCCGGGCCTGGGGCTGGAGGTGGTCGTGCCCAGGCGGTTCGATGCCTCGCTGGTGCCGTCCATCCTCGAGGAGAAGCGGGCCTGGATCGAGCGCACCCGCGACCGCATGCTCGCCGCCGGGATCGACCTGTCCGGCACGTTGCCCGAACTGCCCGAGGTCATCGAATATCGCGCCTGGGAACGGACCGTGCGGGTGGACTACCTGGACCGGCCGGGCGCCATCCGGCTGACGGAGAACGCGGCCCGATGGCAGGTGGCCGGCCCCCTGGCGGGCCGCGAGGCGATCTTCGAGAAGCTGCGCGCCCTGACCGTGAAAAAGGCGCGCGAGGTGCTCCTGCCATGGCTCGACCGGACCAGCCGCCGGACCGGGCTGGTGTACTCCGCCTTGCGCGTGCGGCGGCAGAAGACCCGCTGGGGCAGCTGCTCGTCGCGCGGGACCATCTCGCTGAACGCCAAGCTCCTGTTCCTGCCGCCCGACCTGGTGGATCACCTGCTCCTGCACGAGCTCTGCCACACCCGCCACATGAACCACTCCCCGGCGTACTGGGCCTGCGTGGCCGGTTTCGAGCCCGACTACCGACGGCTCGAGAACGCGGTCAGCCGGGGCAACCGCTACGTGCCTGCCTGGTTCCGCTGA
- a CDS encoding F0F1 ATP synthase subunit gamma — protein MASLRDVQNQITGVKKTKQITKAMNMVASAKLRNAQERIERFRPYANKFYEMLGDLAAGADESVHPLLEVREEVKTVGIMVVTSDRGLCGAFNINIINTAKRLARAKAAEGKAVKVWCIGKKARDAFRKLDFEIVRAEADAMTNFDFTLAASVGNELIAGYVAGDLDEVHVCFGEFQSMAKQPPVDLTVLPMAAQEDAAGEGESGSAGDYLYEPSVEGLLAELLPRFIKVQVYRGLLDTSASEHAARMAAMDNATKACDELTNTLTLLYNKTRQAAITGDLMDIVGGVEALKG, from the coding sequence ATGGCTTCGTTAAGAGACGTCCAGAACCAGATCACTGGCGTCAAGAAAACCAAGCAGATCACCAAGGCCATGAACATGGTGGCCTCGGCAAAACTGCGCAACGCCCAGGAGCGTATCGAACGCTTCCGTCCGTATGCGAACAAGTTTTACGAGATGCTCGGCGACTTGGCGGCCGGTGCCGACGAATCGGTACATCCGCTGCTGGAGGTCCGTGAGGAAGTGAAGACCGTGGGTATCATGGTCGTCACCTCCGACCGCGGCCTGTGCGGCGCGTTCAATATCAATATCATCAACACGGCCAAGCGACTGGCCCGGGCCAAGGCGGCCGAGGGCAAGGCGGTCAAGGTGTGGTGCATCGGCAAGAAGGCGCGCGACGCCTTCCGCAAGCTCGACTTCGAGATCGTGCGCGCCGAGGCCGACGCCATGACCAACTTCGACTTCACCCTGGCGGCCAGCGTCGGCAACGAGCTCATCGCCGGGTATGTCGCGGGCGACCTCGACGAGGTCCATGTCTGCTTCGGCGAATTCCAGAGCATGGCCAAGCAGCCGCCCGTCGACCTGACGGTCCTGCCCATGGCGGCCCAGGAAGATGCCGCGGGCGAAGGCGAGTCCGGATCCGCCGGAGACTACTTGTACGAACCGTCCGTAGAGGGCCTGCTGGCCGAGCTGCTGCCTCGGTTCATCAAGGTCCAGGTCTACCGCGGCCTGCTGGATACCTCGGCATCCGAGCACGCGGCCCGCATGGCGGCCATGGATAACGCCACCAAGGCGTGCGACGAACTGACGAACACCCTGACCTTGCTCTACAACAAGACGAGGCAGGCCGCCATCACTGGCGATCTCATGGACATTGTCGGCGGCGTGGAAGCGCTGAAAGGATAA
- the atpD gene encoding F0F1 ATP synthase subunit beta, with translation MANTGKIVQVIGAVVDVEFTEGNLPNILSALEIKNPNNTDAPELVCEVAQHLGNNVVRTIAMDATEGLVRGMVATDTESPITVPVGSGSLGRIMNVVGNPVDELGEVPCEKRLPIHREAPAFTEQSTKVELLETGIKVVDLLIPFPKGGKMGLFGGAGVGKTVILMEMINNIAKQHGGISVFAGVGERTREGNDLYHEMKEAGVLEKAALVYGQMNEPPGARARVALTALTCAEYFRDEEGQDVLLFVDNIFRFTQAGSEVSALLGRMPSAVGYQPTLGTDLGGLQERITSTNKGSITSVQAVYVPADDLTDPAPATTFAHLDGTLVLSRQIAELGIYPAVDPLDSTSRILSPDVLGAEHYNTAREVQSVLQKYKDLQDIIAILGMDELSDEDKLTVARARRVQRFLSQPFHVAEVFTGVAGVYVKTEDTVKAFRDILDGKYDDLPEQAFYMCGPIEEAIEKAKQ, from the coding sequence ATGGCTAATACTGGTAAAATCGTTCAGGTAATCGGCGCCGTTGTCGACGTCGAATTTACCGAAGGGAATCTTCCCAACATTCTGTCTGCGTTGGAGATCAAAAACCCCAACAACACGGACGCGCCGGAGCTGGTCTGCGAAGTGGCCCAGCACCTGGGCAACAACGTGGTCCGGACCATCGCCATGGACGCCACCGAAGGTCTCGTCCGCGGCATGGTGGCGACCGACACCGAGTCGCCCATCACCGTGCCCGTCGGTTCCGGTTCTCTGGGCCGCATCATGAACGTCGTCGGCAACCCCGTCGACGAATTGGGCGAGGTTCCCTGCGAAAAGCGCCTGCCCATTCACCGTGAGGCTCCCGCCTTCACCGAGCAGTCCACCAAGGTCGAACTGCTCGAGACCGGCATCAAGGTCGTCGACCTGCTCATCCCGTTCCCCAAGGGCGGCAAGATGGGCCTGTTCGGCGGCGCCGGCGTCGGCAAGACCGTTATCCTCATGGAGATGATCAACAACATCGCCAAACAGCACGGCGGCATCTCCGTGTTCGCCGGTGTCGGCGAGCGCACCCGTGAGGGCAACGACCTCTACCACGAAATGAAGGAAGCCGGCGTTCTGGAGAAAGCCGCCCTGGTCTACGGCCAGATGAACGAGCCTCCGGGAGCCCGTGCCCGCGTCGCGCTGACCGCCCTGACCTGCGCGGAATACTTCCGTGACGAGGAAGGCCAGGACGTGCTGCTCTTCGTCGACAACATCTTCCGCTTCACCCAGGCTGGTTCCGAGGTCTCCGCACTGCTCGGCCGCATGCCTTCCGCAGTTGGCTACCAGCCGACCCTGGGCACCGACCTCGGTGGCCTGCAGGAGCGCATCACCTCGACCAACAAGGGTTCGATCACCTCGGTCCAGGCCGTTTACGTGCCCGCCGATGACTTGACCGACCCCGCGCCGGCCACCACCTTCGCGCACCTTGACGGCACCCTGGTTCTGTCCCGTCAGATCGCCGAGCTCGGCATCTACCCCGCGGTTGACCCGCTGGACTCCACCTCGCGTATCCTCTCCCCGGACGTTCTGGGCGCAGAGCACTACAACACCGCTCGTGAAGTCCAGTCCGTGCTCCAGAAGTACAAGGACCTGCAGGACATCATCGCCATTCTCGGTATGGACGAACTGTCCGACGAGGACAAGCTGACCGTCGCCCGCGCCCGTCGCGTGCAGCGCTTCCTGTCCCAGCCGTTCCACGTTGCCGAGGTCTTCACCGGCGTCGCCGGCGTGTACGTCAAGACCGAGGACACCGTTAAGGCGTTCCGGGACATCCTGGACGGCAAGTACGACGACCTGCCCGAGCAGGCCTTCTACATGTGCGGCCCGATCGAGGAAGCCATCGAAAAAGCCAAGCAGTAA
- the atpH gene encoding ATP synthase F1 subunit delta, protein MIGNVVSRRYAKALFAVGAAKGEAEQAKYGEQLAAIRASIEGSPEAVAFFKNPAFSAEEKKAVVTQLVEKMSLEPMVKNFCDLLADRGRVEMLPAIAADYKAMMDAVSGVVTGELVTVSELNEERKSAIQAQLEKQAGKKLELSFSTDESILGGIVLKVGDRVMDASLKAQLQILKENIKRGE, encoded by the coding sequence TTGATCGGTAACGTAGTTTCCCGCCGTTACGCCAAGGCGCTCTTTGCCGTCGGCGCCGCCAAGGGCGAGGCTGAACAGGCGAAATACGGCGAACAGCTGGCCGCCATCCGGGCTTCCATCGAAGGATCCCCCGAAGCCGTGGCCTTCTTCAAGAACCCGGCCTTCAGCGCCGAGGAGAAGAAAGCGGTCGTGACCCAGCTGGTCGAGAAGATGTCGTTGGAACCGATGGTCAAGAACTTCTGCGATCTGCTGGCCGACCGGGGCCGGGTCGAGATGCTCCCCGCCATCGCCGCCGACTACAAGGCAATGATGGATGCCGTATCCGGCGTCGTCACCGGCGAACTCGTCACGGTGAGCGAACTCAACGAGGAGAGGAAATCTGCAATCCAGGCCCAACTGGAGAAACAGGCCGGCAAGAAGCTGGAACTGTCCTTCTCCACCGACGAGTCCATTCTCGGCGGTATCGTCCTCAAGGTCGGGGACAGGGTCATGGATGCCAGCCTCAAGGCTCAGCTGCAGATTTTAAAAGAAAATATTAAAAGGGGTGAGTAG
- a CDS encoding flavodoxin family protein, with amino-acid sequence MKLMAFNGSPRKKWNTATMIEHALEGAREAGAEVELIHLYDLDFKGCSSCFACKRLGRKEVGVCTVKDDLKPILERVREADALLVGTPVYFGTESACTRAFLERVQFPYLNYADYSRSHFPRKIPTALIYTMNVTESMLKDLNYPVVFERARNFMGLHFGSCELLLSTNTSQYKDYDKYETGFNKDDKARQHAEQFPKDCQAAKELGARLAQGYQA; translated from the coding sequence ATGAAACTGATGGCCTTCAACGGCAGTCCGAGGAAGAAGTGGAATACCGCGACCATGATCGAGCACGCCCTGGAGGGTGCGCGCGAGGCCGGGGCCGAGGTGGAGCTGATCCATCTGTACGATCTCGATTTCAAGGGGTGTTCCAGCTGTTTCGCCTGCAAGCGGCTGGGCCGCAAGGAGGTCGGCGTGTGCACGGTGAAGGATGATCTCAAGCCCATCCTGGAGCGGGTTCGCGAGGCGGACGCGCTGCTCGTCGGCACCCCGGTCTATTTCGGTACGGAATCGGCTTGCACGCGGGCCTTTCTGGAGCGGGTCCAGTTCCCGTATCTCAACTACGCGGACTATAGCCGGTCGCATTTCCCGAGAAAAATCCCGACCGCTTTGATCTACACCATGAACGTGACGGAAAGCATGTTGAAGGATCTGAACTACCCGGTCGTCTTCGAACGGGCCCGGAACTTCATGGGCCTCCATTTCGGAAGTTGTGAGCTGCTGCTGTCCACGAACACGAGCCAGTACAAGGATTACGACAAATACGAAACCGGCTTCAACAAGGACGACAAGGCCCGTCAGCATGCCGAGCAGTTCCCCAAGGACTGCCAGGCGGCCAAGGAACTCGGCGCCCGCCTTGCCCAAGGCTACCAAGCCTGA
- a CDS encoding F0F1 ATP synthase subunit epsilon — translation MATMKLEIVTPDRKVLSEDVDYVGAPGIMGEFGVLPNHVPFLSALGIGNLHYKQDGKAYYVFVSGGFAEVSNNQVTILAEVAEKATEIDVERAMKAKERAEQRARAEKEKIEATRNQAALKRAITRISCKSNGQGAGTC, via the coding sequence ATGGCCACTATGAAGCTTGAAATTGTCACTCCCGACCGGAAGGTTCTTTCCGAGGACGTGGATTACGTGGGCGCGCCCGGCATCATGGGCGAATTCGGCGTGCTGCCGAACCACGTGCCCTTCCTGTCCGCTCTCGGGATCGGCAATCTTCACTACAAACAAGACGGCAAGGCGTACTACGTCTTCGTCTCCGGCGGCTTCGCCGAAGTGAGCAACAACCAGGTCACCATCCTGGCCGAGGTTGCCGAAAAGGCCACGGAGATCGATGTGGAACGCGCCATGAAGGCCAAGGAACGCGCCGAACAGCGCGCCAGGGCCGAAAAGGAAAAGATCGAGGCCACCCGCAACCAGGCAGCCCTGAAGCGCGCCATCACGCGCATCAGCTGCAAGTCCAACGGACAGGGCGCAGGCACCTGCTAA
- a CDS encoding MFS transporter, producing MTDANKKRRMYIFLLVLVVCTGAAFQGWRTLLNNFAVEVAGLDGMGMGVVQSVREVPGFLALLAIYMILIISEHRLAALSVVVLGMGVGLTGFMPSLGGLVFTTLLMSFGFHYYETMNQSLTLQYFDRTEAPVIMARLRSITALTNISVGAVIYFLAKGLGYTEMFALLGGVAVAAGLWGLTRDPSRADLPPQVKKMTFRSRYWLYYALTFLSGARRQIFTVFAVFLLVTKFGYTIEQVTILFVCNNVINYFANPIIGRSINRFGERSVLTVEYTALAVIFLGYALTESPLLAASLYILDNIVFNFAIAIKTFYQKIADPQDIASGMAVGFTINHIAAVVVPITGGLIWMADYKLVFLVAVGLSLASLALAQLVTRQIRARERG from the coding sequence ATGACCGACGCGAACAAGAAACGGCGCATGTACATCTTCCTGCTGGTGCTGGTCGTCTGCACCGGCGCGGCCTTCCAGGGGTGGCGCACCCTGCTGAACAACTTTGCCGTGGAGGTGGCCGGGCTGGACGGCATGGGCATGGGCGTGGTCCAGTCCGTGCGCGAGGTGCCCGGCTTCCTGGCCCTGCTGGCCATCTACATGATCCTGATCATCTCCGAGCACCGGCTGGCCGCCCTGTCCGTGGTCGTGCTCGGCATGGGCGTGGGCCTGACCGGGTTCATGCCCTCCCTGGGCGGGCTGGTCTTCACCACCCTGCTCATGAGTTTCGGCTTCCACTACTACGAGACCATGAACCAGTCCCTGACCCTGCAGTATTTCGACCGCACCGAAGCCCCGGTAATCATGGCCCGGCTGCGGTCCATCACCGCCCTGACCAACATCAGCGTGGGCGCGGTCATCTACTTCCTGGCCAAGGGCCTGGGCTACACCGAGATGTTCGCCCTGCTCGGCGGGGTGGCCGTGGCCGCCGGTCTGTGGGGGCTGACCCGCGACCCGTCGCGGGCCGACCTGCCGCCCCAGGTCAAGAAGATGACCTTCCGCTCCCGCTACTGGCTCTACTACGCCCTGACTTTCCTCAGCGGCGCGCGGCGGCAGATATTCACGGTCTTCGCCGTGTTCCTGCTGGTCACCAAGTTCGGCTACACCATCGAGCAGGTGACCATCCTGTTCGTCTGCAACAACGTCATCAACTACTTCGCCAACCCGATCATCGGGCGGTCCATCAACAGGTTCGGCGAACGCTCGGTCCTGACCGTGGAATACACCGCCCTGGCCGTCATCTTCCTGGGCTACGCCCTGACCGAGAGTCCGCTGCTGGCGGCCTCCCTCTACATCCTGGACAACATCGTCTTCAACTTCGCCATCGCCATCAAGACCTTCTATCAGAAGATCGCGGACCCGCAGGACATCGCCTCGGGCATGGCCGTGGGTTTCACCATCAACCACATCGCGGCCGTGGTCGTGCCGATCACCGGCGGCCTCATCTGGATGGCCGACTACAAGCTGGTCTTCCTGGTGGCCGTGGGCCTGTCCCTGGCCTCCCTGGCCCTGGCCCAGCTGGTCACGCGGCAGATCCGCGCCCGCGAACGGGGCTGA
- a CDS encoding ArsR/SmtB family transcription factor produces MSKSKAETEPVTATPEDELEQMARMFKALSNPHRLRIYRELASCVCKSVARTPEEFGNCQCGFAERFGLAPSTVSHHFKELREAGLIHMKREAKTVLFWVDQEAASKLRHVLNG; encoded by the coding sequence ATGTCGAAGTCAAAGGCCGAGACCGAGCCTGTCACCGCCACGCCCGAGGACGAGCTGGAGCAGATGGCGCGCATGTTCAAGGCGCTGTCCAACCCGCATCGGTTGCGCATCTACCGCGAGCTGGCGTCCTGCGTCTGCAAGTCCGTGGCCCGGACGCCCGAGGAGTTCGGCAACTGCCAGTGCGGGTTCGCCGAGCGGTTCGGCCTGGCCCCGTCCACGGTGTCGCACCACTTCAAGGAACTGCGCGAGGCCGGACTCATCCACATGAAACGCGAAGCCAAGACCGTGCTCTTCTGGGTGGACCAGGAAGCCGCAAGCAAGCTGCGCCATGTGCTCAACGGGTAG